Proteins from a genomic interval of Lycium ferocissimum isolate CSIRO_LF1 chromosome 2, AGI_CSIRO_Lferr_CH_V1, whole genome shotgun sequence:
- the LOC132038573 gene encoding uncharacterized protein LOC132038573: MSQGYAIELYFDPALENQVLKAWNVLARRQISTQLIEIESRPHITLFSSPYFDPPKLENIVKNFSSKQESLPLSFGSIGSLPSDDNVLFLAPTPTLSLLQFHSQLFDAMKKEGIEIAEEHRPDTWIPYCPVAEEVPKTRMGEAFTVLRDLKLPVAGYAMEIALVEYPPVREVFSFVLGNTVEP; encoded by the coding sequence ATGTCGCAAGGTTATGCGATTGAGCTCTACTTTGATCCTGCACTGGAAAACCAGGTCCTGAAGGCGTGGAATGTATTGGCTCGGCGCCAGATCAGCACTCAACTTATTGAGATTGAGTCGAGACCTCACATTACCCTCTTCTCGAGTCCCTATTTTGATCCACCAAAGCTTGAGAACATTGTAAAGAATTTTTCATCCAAGCAAGAATCTTTGCCTCTGTCCTTTGGTTCAATTGGAAGTCTCCCAAGTGATGACAATGTTCTGTTTCTTGCCCCAACTCCAACTTTGTCTCTCCTTCAGTTCCATTCTCAGTTGTTTGATGCTATGAAAAAGGAGGGAATTGAGATTGCGGAGGAGCATCGTCCTGATACATGGATTCCTTATTGCCCCGTCGCTGAAGAAGTGCCTAAAACTCGTATGGGCGAGGCATTCACTGTTTTGAGGGATCTGAAATTACCTGTTGCTGGATATGCTATGGAAATTGCACTTGTTGAGTATCCTCCAGTTCGTGAAGTATTTTCTTTTGTGCTTGGTAATACAGTTGAACCATGA
- the LOC132038579 gene encoding uncharacterized protein LOC132038579, whose translation RSRLCVKNLPKYVAEDRLREFFSQKGEVTDAKLMRTSDGRSRQFGFVGFRTEQEAKQAIKYFDNSFMDNSRIICEIARKHGDPNIPRPWSRHTLKKQEKLTNEDENAKLNKSSESAGLKGDKKNSKQESKDEDPQLQEFLEVMQPRSKSKFWANDALTAPSLSRSKKDGDKQSQGKETNQGKMDTDDSELDEVIKKEESLSDSEKSEKPDGSRNDEVMTDTDYFKSRVRKDWSDSESCEDDGSDNESDAGGDKNSEDANADNILEPDDTEELLNDLFSRSNNESLEPADPLSSVKDEKEEDLESGRLFVRNLPYTTTEEELEEHFRAFGNVSQVHIVVDKDTKRSKGIAYVLYALPESAARALAELDNSHFQGRLLHVMPAKQKISPEKTETVANTKQSSNTFKQQRQEEKKASEASGNTRSWNTLFMRQDTVVEYTARKFGVSKSDLLDREADDLAVRIALGETQVIAETKKALAKSGVNIASLEEYAAGKTDGAKRSNHVILVKNLPYGSSEGELASMFGKFGSLDKIILPPTKTLALVVFLEPAEARAAFRGLAYKRFKDTPLYLEWAPGNILDQTSDSENALIVEDDAKRVLLEQQVEGVTDPDVDPDRVESRSLYVKNLNFKTSDESLKEHFTNHIKDGRILSVRVKKHLKNGKNVSMGFGFVEFDSVDTAINVCKDLQGTVLDGHALILQLCHTKKDQVPKKAESDKSSTKLLVRNVAFEATEKDLRQLFSPFGQIKSLRLPMRFGNHRGFAFVEFVTKQEAKNAIEALSNTHLYGRHLVLERAKEGESLEELRARTAAQFSTEQNGFQTSKLSKKRKQMAILDEGSFKFERIAD comes from the exons AGGTCGCGATTATGTGTGAAGAATTTGCCCAAGTATGTAGCCGAGGATCGCCTCAGAGAATTCTTTTCTCAGAAAGGGGAAGTCACTGACGCCAAGCTCATGCGTACTTC AGATGGGAGGAGCAGGCAGTTTGGATTTGTAGGGTTTAGAACAGAGCAAGAGGCTAAGCAAGCTATCAAGTATTTTGACAATTCTTTCATGGATAATAGTCGTATTATTTGTGAG ATTGCTAGGAAACATGGGGATCCAAATATCCCTCGTCCATGGAGCAGGCACACTTTaaagaaacaagagaaattGACAAATGAGGATGAGAATGCAAAATTAAACAAAAGCTCTGAGTCTGCAGGTTTAAAAGGGGACAAAAAGAATAGTAAACAGGAGAGTAAGGATGAGGATCCTCAGCTTCAAGAGTTCCTTGAAGTTATGCAGCCAAGGAGTAAGTCAAAGTTCTGGGCAAATGATGCACTAACGGCTCCATCTCTTTCTCGAAGTAAAAAGGATGGCGATAAGCAATCCCAGGGAAAAGAGACAAACCAGGGAAAAATGGATACTGATGACTCTGAGTTGGACGAGGTTATTAAGAAAGAGGAATCTCTGTCAGATAGTGAAAAATCTGAGAAACCTGATGGCTCCCGTAACGATGAAGTTATGACCGATACAGATTATTTCAAGAGCAGAGTGAGGAAAGATTGGTCTGACTCAGAAAGTTGTGAAGACGATGGTAGTGATAATGAAAGTGACGCTGGAGGTGACAAGAACAGTGAAGATGCAAATGCTGATAATATCCTTGAACCTGATGATACAGAGGAATTGTTGAATGACCTGTTCTCCAGATCTAACAATGAGTCGCTTGAGCCTGCTGACCCTTTATCAAGTGTTAaggatgaaaaagaagaagatctGGAGAGTGGACGATTATTTGTTCGTAATCTCCCATACACCACTAC GGAAGAGGAGCTGGAAGAACACTTCAGAGCATTTGGGAATGTCTCACaggttcatattgttgttgaCAAAGACACAAAGCGGTCCAAAGGAATTGCATATGTTCTCTATGCATTACCAGAATCTGCTGCTAG GGCCTTAGCAGAGCTGGACAATTCCCATTTTCAAGGACGATTACTTCATGTTATGCCAGCAAAACAGAAAATTTCTCCAGAGAAGACAGA GACAGTTGCTAATACCAAGCAATCTTCAAACACATTTAAGCAGCAGAGACAAGAGGAAAAGAAGGCATCTGAAGCTAGTGGAAACACACGATCTTGGAATACTCTGTTTATGCGGCAAGACACT GTTGTTGAGTATACTGCAAGAAAATTTGGTGTGAGTAAAAGTGATCTTCTTGATAGAGAAGCTGATGATCTTGCTGTACGTATAGCATTGGGTGAGACTCAAGTAATAGCGGAGACAAAAAAGGCTCTTGCGAAATCTGGAGTTAATATTGCTTCATTGGAAGAATACGCTGCTGGAAAAACTGATGGAGCGAAACGAAGCAATCACGTTATTCTAGTTAAGAACTTGCCTTATGGTTCGTCAGAAGGTGAACTTGCGAGTATGTTTGGGAAGTTTGGGAGCCTGGATAAGATTATTCTTCCTCCTACCAAAACCTTAGCTTTG GTTGTCTTCTTAGAGCCGGCGGAAGCACGTGCAGCTTTCCGGGGTCTAGCATACAAACGTTTCAA GGACACTCCCCTTTATTTGGAGTGGGCTCCTGGAAATATTCTTGATCAAACAAGTGATTCGGAAAATGCTCTTATTGTTGAAGATGATGCAAAGAGAGTGCTCCTAGAGCAACAAGTGGAAGGTGTAACAGATCCAGATGTTGATCCTGATAGAGTTGAG TCACGATCACTGTATGTCAAGAACCTAAATTTCAAGACGTCGGATGAGAGTTTAAAGGAGCATTTCACTAACCACATAAAGGATGGGCGAATATTAAGTGTGAGG GTGAAGAAGCATCTAAAGAATGGAAAAAATGTCTCTATGGGTTTTGGATTCGTTGAGTTTGATTCTGTTGATACAGCAATCAATGTTTGCAAGGATCTGCAG GGAACTGTTTTGGATGGGCATGCACTTATATTGCAACTTTGCCACACTAAGAAGGATCAAGTACCAAAGAAAGCTGAGAGTGATAAGAGTTCAACTAAGTTGCTTGTTAGGAATGTTGCTTTTGAGGCAACTGAAAAGGATCTCAGGCAACTATTCAGTCCATTTGGGCAG ATTAAGAGTTTAAGGCTGCCGATGAGGTTTGGGAACCATAGAGGATTTGCATTTGTAGAGTTTGTCACAAAACAAGAGGCAAAGAACGCCATTGAAGCTCTATCCAATACTCACTTGTATGGGCGCCATTTG GTTCTGGAGAGAGCCAAGGAAGGTGAGAGCTTAGAGGAATTACGTGCTCGCACAGCTGCTCAGTTTAGTACTGAGCAAAATGGGTTTCAAACTAGTAAACTATCAAAGAAGAGAAAGCAAATGGCTATATTGGACGAAGGGAGCTTTAAATTCGAGCGAATTGCTGATTAA